One Solanum pennellii chromosome 10, SPENNV200 genomic region harbors:
- the LOC107031967 gene encoding elicitor-responsive protein 1-like, whose translation MSIAYGIQGQLLEVTVVACNKLKDTEWISRQDPYVCLEYGSSKFRTRTCTDGGKNPTFQEKFVFKLIEGLREINVVVWNSNTVNSDDFIGSGKVQLQKVLSQGFDDTAWPLQRKNGRHAGEVRLIMHYANTNKPATSHAQSGPPYVTPTSGSYPYSVAPPHVASHPTPSGYPAPSPYSTASPPSAFYPASPYSTVPPPPAAYHSASLYPPQSAAYPSPYSSSAYPPQPSPPQGYSYPPGQYPGVYPPRSH comes from the exons ATGTCGATAGCATATGGCATCCAAGGCCAACTCCTTGAAGTAACTG TTGTTGCTTGTAATAAACTGAAGGATACTGAATGGATTTCAAGGCAAGATCCGTATGTTTGCCTTGAATACGGAAGTTCTAAATTCCGTACTCGTACATGTACAG ATGGCGGTAAAAACCCTACGTTTCAAGAGAAATTTGTGTTTAAGCTAATTGAAGGGTTGCGAGAGATCAATGTTGTTGTGTGGAATAGCAATACTGTTAATTCAGATGATTTTATAGGGAGTGGAAA GGTTCAACTACAGAAGGTTCTCTCACAGGGATTTGATGATACTGCTTGGCCACTTCAGAGGAAGAACGGCAG GCATGCAGGAGAAGTTCGACTAATAATGCACTATGCAAATACCAAT AAGCCAGCAACAAGCCATGCTCAATCAGGCCCTCCATATGTTACACCAACTTCTGGATCATATCCATATTCAGTAGCTCCACCACATGTAGCTTCTCACCCAACACCTTCTGGCTATCCAGCACCATCTCCTTATTCCACAGCCTCGCCTCCTTCAGCATTTTATCCAGCTTCTCCTTATTCCACAGTCCCACCCCCTCCAGCAGCATATCATTCAGCATCTCTTTATCCCCCTCAATCGGCTGCTTATCCTTCACCTTACTCATCATCTGCGTATCCGCCTCAGCCTTCTCCACCACAGGGTTACTCCTATCCTCCAG GTCAATACCCTGGAGTCTATCCTCCACGATCGCATTGA